The following DNA comes from Streptomyces pristinaespiralis.
GCGAGACGCAGATCGTGAACGCCGCCGACCGGCTGATCGCCAACACCGCGGGGGAGGCCGACGAGCTCGCCCGCTTCTACGACGCGGACCCCGCGAAGATCGCCGTCGTCCACCCCGGTGTGAACCTGGACCTCTTCCGCCCCGCGGACGGGCGGGCCGCCGCCCGTGCGCGCCTCGGACTGCCCCAGGAGGCGTTCATCCCGCTGTTCGCGGGCCGGATACAGCCCCTGAAGGCCCCCGACATCCTGCTGCGCGCCGTCGCGACCCTGCTGGAACGCGAACCGTCCCTGCGCCGCCGCATCCACGTCCCCGTCGTCGGCGGCCCCAGCGGCAGTGGGCTCGCCAAGCCGGAGGGACTGCAGAAGCTGGCCGCCAGGCTGGGCATCGCGGACGTCGTCCACTTCCGCCCGCCGGTCGGCCAGGAGCAGCTCGCGGACTGGTTCCGCGCGGCCTCCGTGCTGGTCATGCCCTCCTACAGCGAATCCTTCGGTCTCGTCGCCATCGAGGCGCAGGCCGCCGGTACGCCGGTGGTCGCCGCCTCGGTCGGCGGTCTGCCGGTCGCCGTCCGCGACGAGCGCACCGGCTTCCTGGTGCCGGGGCACGACCCCGCGCACTACGCGGACGTCCTGGCCGGCTTCGTGCGCGACCCTTCCCGGACCGAGCGGATGGGGGCGGCGGCGGCCCGGCACGCGCAGTCGTTCGGCTGGGACGCGGCGGCGTCGGCGACCGCCGACGTCTATCAGGCGGCCATGTACGAACACCGCCGCCGTACGCGCGCCACGCACTACTGACGGGCGCCACGGGTCCCGCCGGCCGGACGGCCGCGGGGTCGCGCGGCTGTGACGGTGGTCGCACGCGGGGCGTGTACCTCTGACGTACGCTCGCCCCATGGCTGACGTACAGCAGGCGACGCGGGTCATCGAGCAGGTCTTCAAGGACGCCGACCTCGAATGGGAGAGCCCCGACACGGGCTCCTACGTCGTCAAACTCCCGGGCACGCGCAAGCTTTCCACCACGTGCTCGTTCCTCGTCGGCAAGCACTCGCTCTCGGTCAACGCCTTCGTCATCCGCCATCCCGACGAGAACGACGCGGCCGTCCACCGCTGGCTGCTGGAGCGGAACCTCAAGCTGTACGGGGTGAGTTACGCGATCGACCGGCTCGGCGACATCTACCTGGTGGGCAAACTCCCGCTCTCCGTGGTGACGCCCGAGGAGATCGACCGGCTGCTCGGCTCGATCCTCGAGGCGGCGGACGGCTCGTTCAACACCCTGCTGGAGCTGGGCTTCGCGAGTGCCATCCGCCGCGAGTACGAGTGGCGTATGTCGCGTGGCGAATCGACGCGCAACCTGGACGCGTTCACGCACCTGACCCAGCGGCCCGCCGACTGACGTTCTGATTCCTTCGTTGCCCGGTGCACGACCCTTTCGGTGCGCCGGGTCGCCGTGGCATGCTCACCGCCGACGTAAATATGAACGTCGTTCACATCCATGGAAGGTGGCGTCATGGGGACCGATCAACGAGCCATCAGCAGACGCACATTGCTCGGCGCTGCGACGGCCGTCGTGGCGACCGCCGCGTCCGGCGGCCTCGCGGCGGCTCCCGCGGCGGCGCGGACTCGCACCACCCCTGAACTGTGGCGGGAGTTCCGCCGCTCGCCCTACACCCACCCGCAGATCCCCTACATCGGCAGCGCCGGCCAGGGCGCCGGGGCGCGCCACCTCCCGCGGCGTCCCGTCAGGGCCGAC
Coding sequences within:
- a CDS encoding type III secretion system chaperone family protein — its product is MADVQQATRVIEQVFKDADLEWESPDTGSYVVKLPGTRKLSTTCSFLVGKHSLSVNAFVIRHPDENDAAVHRWLLERNLKLYGVSYAIDRLGDIYLVGKLPLSVVTPEEIDRLLGSILEAADGSFNTLLELGFASAIRREYEWRMSRGESTRNLDAFTHLTQRPAD
- the mshA gene encoding D-inositol-3-phosphate glycosyltransferase — its product is MSQYVSRLGSSRMAPRIRFPGGNRKPRRVAMLSVHTSPLHQPGTGDAGGMNVYIVELAKRLAAINVEVEIFTRASAGGLPPAVELAPGVLVRHVDAGPYEGLAKEDLPPQLCAFTHGVMQAWAARRPGHYDLVHSHYWLSGHVGWLAAERWGVPLVHAMHTMAKVKNAALAEGDTPEPATRVIGETQIVNAADRLIANTAGEADELARFYDADPAKIAVVHPGVNLDLFRPADGRAAARARLGLPQEAFIPLFAGRIQPLKAPDILLRAVATLLEREPSLRRRIHVPVVGGPSGSGLAKPEGLQKLAARLGIADVVHFRPPVGQEQLADWFRAASVLVMPSYSESFGLVAIEAQAAGTPVVAASVGGLPVAVRDERTGFLVPGHDPAHYADVLAGFVRDPSRTERMGAAAARHAQSFGWDAAASATADVYQAAMYEHRRRTRATHY